The proteins below come from a single Drosophila busckii strain San Diego stock center, stock number 13000-0081.31 chromosome X, ASM1175060v1, whole genome shotgun sequence genomic window:
- the LOC108606806 gene encoding uncharacterized protein LOC108606806, producing the protein MTTTLGWPMPLPTLALAATSTTPMPATTTTTAAAAADEAAATTTFMPVDAIAAAKMFSDADVAEVRHVVQRILVPCIFVIGLLGNSVSIYVLTRKRMRCTTNIYLTALAITDIAYLTFVLILSLVHYEYIKYHCELYWQLYGFILWLCDACAYISIYIAVCFTIERFIAIRYPLKRQTFCTESLAKKVIAGVALFCLLTTLTTALEHTYDIDWKLIDGSYRPCNLTLANVSPPTPATPTSTPWTAAGDSRSYLDSYELGSGSGSEVGGESDHIPSRQRRSSSATPSVTAATIVQPMAAATESLLHLSRVRRSGSGSGRGSEDNFSSDYNSSAFAFNVTEFCQNVTFYKNTASSLGKDPLYLNIYSLYSLVVFVLLPLLLLATFNCFLILLVHRSKSVRGDLTNASSIRRTKRKSNSGLTGSVSQENRVTITLIAVVLLFIVCQLPWAIYLLLQQYTEIEPNIQRIAGNVFNLLVAINAAANFFLYCVLSDKYRKTVRELITGYRYRHRHARNNMSLYMPHTTTTLNGGDGASTVGQTANYAGYSRRCRNNKSAAANRLIK; encoded by the exons ATGACAACAACATTGGGATGGCCGATGCCGTTGCCAACGTTAGCGCTGGCAGCAACGTCAACAACAccaatgccagcaacaacaacaacaacagcagcagcagcagcagatgaagcagcagcaacaacaacgtttATGCCTGTCGATGCCATTGCCGCTGCGAAAATGTTTTCGGATGCGGATGTGGCGGAAGTGCGGCACGTTGTGCAACGCATTTTGGTGCCgtgcatttttgttattggACTATTGGGAAATTCAGTGAGCATTTATGTTTTGACGCG GAAGCGCATGAGGTGCACCACAAACATTTATCTAACGGCTCTGGCAATTACGGACATTGCGTACCTGAcctttgtattaattttatcaCTCGTCCACTATGAATATATCAAATACCATTGCGAGCTATATTGGCAGCTCTATGGCTTTATACTTTGGCTCTGCGATGCTTGCG CGTACATCTCAATTTACATAGCCGTTTGCTTTACTATCGAGCGATTTATAGCGATACGCTATCCGCTCAAAAGACAAACATTCTGCACGGAGTCGCTGGCCAAGAAGGTAATAGCAG GCGTTGCACTTTTCTGTTTGCTGACCACGCTCACAACAGCGCTGGAGCACACATATGACATCGATTGGAAATTGATTGATGGCTCATATAGGCCCTGCAATCTGACGCTGGCAAATGTGTCGCCGCCAacgccagccacgcccacaagcacGCCCTGGACAGCAGCAGGCGACAGTCGAAGCTATTTGGATTCATACGAGttgggcagcggcagcggcagcgaagTCGGCGGCGAGTCAG ACCACATTCCAAGCAGacagcgacgcagcagcagcgccactcCGAGCGTGACTGCAGCAACAATCGTGCAACCAATGGCTGCTGCCACTGAAAGTTTGTTGCACTTGTCACGTGTCAGgcgcagtggcagtggcagcggccgCGGCAGCGAGGACAACTTCAGCTCCGACTACAACAGCAGTGCATTCGCATTTAATGTAACGGAATTCTGTCAAAAT GtgactttttataaaaacaccGCCTCCAGTCTGGGCAAGGATCCGTTGTACTTGAACATTTACAGTCTTTACTCGTTGGTGGTGTTtgtgctgttgccgctgctgctgctggcgacaTTCAATTGTTTTCTCATATTGCTGGTGCATCGCTCCAAGAGCGTCAGAGGCGATCTAACCAATGCCAGCAGCATACGACGCACTAAG CGCAAATCAAACTCTGGACTAACGGGCAGCGTATCGCAGGAGAATCGAGTGACTATAACACTTATAGCCGTGGTGCTGCTCTTCATTGTCTGCCAACTACCTTGGGCCatctatttgctgctgcagcaatatACGGAGATTGAGCCGAACATACAAAGAATTGCAGGCAATGTATTCAATTTGCTGGTGGCCATCAATGCGGCAGCgaattttttcttatattgcGTGCTGTCGGATAAATATCGCAAGACGGTGCGTGAGCTAATCACCGGCTATCGTTATCGTCATCGGCATGCACGCAATAATATGAGTCTCTATATGCCGCATACGACGACAACGCTGAATGGCGGCGATGGTGCcagcacagtggggcaaacTGCTAACTACGCTGGCTACAGTCGACGCTGTCGCAACAACAAGTCCGCAGCTGCGAATCgtcttattaaataa